DNA from Sulfurimonas gotlandica GD1:
GAAGTTTCAAATATTATAAAAAATAGTATTAGAGAACAAGACACTCTAGCTCGCTTAGGCGGAGATGAGTTTACAGTTTTACTTGAAGATATTAATTCAATAATGGATATAGTACCAATTGCTGAAAAAATAATTGCTGCTTTTAATAATCCAGTACTTATAGAAAGTAAAGAGTTATATACCGGCATTAGTATGGGAATAAGCTTATATCCTGATGATGGGAAAAGCTACAATGAATTGTTTAAGGCAGCAGATACTGCGATGTATCAAGTAAAAGCTTCTGGAAAAAACAACTTTCAATTTTTCAAACAATCTATGAATGAAAAAATCACTGAACGACTGTTTCTAGAAAATAGTTTACGTAACGCTATTGGTAATAACGAGCTGTTTCTAGTTTATCAGCCAAAAATAAACCTTGAAACAAAAAGAGTTTATGGGATGGAAGCTCTCATTCGTTGGAGACATCCAGAAATAGGCCTTATAAGACCAGATAAATTTATTAGCATATCAGAAGAAACAGGACAGATATATAATATTGGGCTGTGGGTTGCTAAGCAAGCTATAATTGATACAAAAGCACTACATGAAGCAGGTCATATACTAACCGTATCTATAAACGTATCTAGCAAGCAGCTAGAGAATGAAAAATTTATAGATGACATCTGTTGTGTAGTGAATGAAATCGGTATTGATAAAAGTTATGTTGAGCTCGAGATTACAGAATCTCATATTATGAGCAACATAGACAAAGCGCTAAAAATATTAAATGAACTCTCAGATAAAGGTTTTAAACTTTCCATAGATGATTTTGGAACTGGTTATTCATCACTGAGTTATCTTAAAAAACTACCCGCTCAGACTATTAAAATTGATCGTAGCTTTGTACTGGATATTTATAAAGATGAAGATGACCGTTCAATTGTAGCTACTATAATTGCAATGGCTAAAGCTTTAGGAAAAGATGTAATTGCTGAGGGTTCTGAGACACAAGAGCATATTGATACTCTAAAATACTTACACTGTAACAAAGTACAAGGATATTTTTTCTCTAAACCTATAGAGATAGATGAATTTAAAGAGTTTGTTGATAATTTTTAATCATTTAAGAATACACAAATATTTATAAAGTTTTTATTGATAAGTTTTATACTATTTTTAAAAGCTCTGTTTTAATTTTAACAACCACTTTTTTTACAACTTCTTCTTTATCATCAATCATCAAACCAGCCATATGTGCATCATGTGGAAATAGCATTACAAATGTTCCAGGAATTACATTAACACTAGTATGTCCTGTGGTAATTCGCTTATACAATTCTAGATCTTTTGATTTATCATATGGCATATCAACTGCAAGAGAATCTCTAAAAGAGCATTCAAAACACTCTCTACCAACTATAACTGTCTGAATGTCTACATACTCTCTATGTGACTCAAGTATTGCTGTTTGCGGCAGTGTAGTCTTATAGCTCATCACGATGGCGAAGATATCATCGCCTTGTATGTTGTATCTCATATCTTCTGAATCTGGAGTCAATGAACTCAAAAAATCAAATGCAATTTTCCATGCTTCTCCAAAATTATACATATTAGAGTTTTCTAACTTGTCAATTATCATAATAAAAGTCCTTATTGTAGAAATTATATAGCTATTTGAATTGGTGTTTTTAGTTTTCTTAAAGTATTTGAATGTTTGTTATTAAGATAGTTTTGAGAGATTATTTGTTGTATGTGGT
Protein-coding regions in this window:
- a CDS encoding YhcH/YjgK/YiaL family protein — encoded protein: MIIDKLENSNMYNFGEAWKIAFDFLSSLTPDSEDMRYNIQGDDIFAIVMSYKTTLPQTAILESHREYVDIQTVIVGRECFECSFRDSLAVDMPYDKSKDLELYKRITTGHTSVNVIPGTFVMLFPHDAHMAGLMIDDKEEVVKKVVVKIKTELLKIV